The following coding sequences lie in one Mercenaria mercenaria strain notata chromosome 5, MADL_Memer_1, whole genome shotgun sequence genomic window:
- the LOC123556531 gene encoding uncharacterized protein LOC123556531: MAANYKKTTLAGGGRKKTGPKPELTEEQKQEIREAFDLFDADGSGTIDAKELKVAMRALGFEPKREEIKKMIAEIDKEGTGTIDFNDFLSIMTTKMSEKDAREEILKAFRLFDDDETGKISAKNLRRVAKELGENLTDEELQEMIDEADRDGDGEINQEEFLRIMKKTSLY, from the exons ATG GCTGCGAATTACAAGAAAACAACATTAGCTGGAGGTGGTCGAAAAAAGACAGGACCTAAACCGGAACTGACAGAAGAACAGAAACAAGAGATTAGAGAAGCTTTTGATCTTTTTGATGCTGATGGATCAGGAACTATTGATGCCAAAGAACTCAAA GTTGCCATGAGAGCCCTAGGCTTTGAACCAAAGAGAGAGGAGATAAAGAAAATGATAGCAGAAATAGACAAAGAAGGAACAG gCACAATAGATTTTAATGACTTTTTGTCAATAATGACGACAAAGATGAGTGAGAAAGATGCAAGAGAAGAAATACTGAAGGCATTTAGGTTATTTGATGATGATGAAACAGGGAAAATCTCAGCCAAAAATCTCAGGAGGGTAGCTAAAGAACTAGGCGAAAATCTCACAGATGAAGAGTTACAG gaaaTGATTGATGAAGCTGACAGAGATGGTGATGGAGAAATTAATCAAGAAGAGTTTTTACGCATCATGAAGAAAACAAGTCTATACTGA